The proteins below come from a single Mycolicibacterium sp. TY81 genomic window:
- a CDS encoding bifunctional 3-(3-hydroxy-phenyl)propionate/3-hydroxycinnamic acid hydroxylase — MPDPVTQSVPVVVVGAGPTGVTAATLLADHGVPTLVLDRWESVYPQPRAVHLDDEIHRILARLGVAEEFATISRPALGLRLLDQNHHTLAQFDRDPARSRHGFPQANMFDQPELEQLLRANLATRPNVQLRGNSEVTGITQHEPGRVRVTYSDRATGTEHVVETSYVLGCDGANSIVRASIGAAMDDLRFEQRWLVADVVTEAELEQWDGVHQVCDPVRAATYMRIGPNRYRWEFRLLPPETAADFSTIETLRPLIAPWIGDVADDDLDLVRVTEYTFRAQIADRWRDRNVFLLGDAAHLTPPFIGQGMGAGLRDAMNLAWKVAGVIDGELPEALLTTYEQERKPHARSMIGLALAMGWAMTAGGHAGNLVRRTVTPRLRLIPGLRDKLTHGTTPRLHESALVIKSRRPRHLAGTLCPNPVLADGRRLDTVLGNGFALVTTTRPLAFQLAALDEHGIVVHVAEPGGELERWLRHGHATAAVVRPDRTVMCAGRDVSKLCAAIPGFTSFAQARNAQPPIQTTS; from the coding sequence ATGCCTGACCCTGTAACGCAATCCGTGCCCGTTGTCGTCGTCGGAGCGGGACCGACCGGTGTCACTGCCGCGACGTTGCTCGCCGACCACGGCGTGCCGACGCTGGTTCTGGACCGCTGGGAATCGGTCTATCCCCAGCCCCGCGCGGTGCACCTCGATGACGAGATTCATCGCATTCTTGCCCGCCTCGGCGTGGCCGAAGAGTTCGCCACGATTTCCCGCCCAGCGCTCGGCTTACGGTTGCTCGACCAGAACCACCACACGCTGGCACAGTTCGACCGCGACCCCGCCCGCAGCCGGCATGGCTTCCCGCAAGCCAACATGTTCGACCAACCCGAACTGGAACAGCTGCTGCGTGCCAACCTGGCCACGCGACCAAATGTGCAGCTGCGCGGCAACTCCGAGGTCACCGGCATCACCCAACACGAACCGGGCCGCGTCCGGGTGACCTACTCCGACCGCGCCACCGGGACGGAGCACGTCGTCGAAACCAGCTACGTGCTGGGCTGCGACGGAGCCAACAGCATCGTGCGAGCCTCCATCGGTGCGGCCATGGACGACCTGCGGTTCGAGCAGCGCTGGCTGGTGGCCGACGTCGTCACCGAAGCCGAACTCGAGCAGTGGGATGGCGTGCACCAGGTCTGCGATCCCGTTCGGGCTGCGACGTACATGCGGATCGGCCCCAACCGCTACCGGTGGGAGTTTCGACTGCTGCCGCCGGAAACAGCCGCCGACTTCAGCACGATCGAGACCCTTCGGCCCTTGATCGCACCGTGGATCGGCGATGTCGCCGACGACGACCTCGACCTGGTGCGGGTCACCGAGTACACGTTTCGCGCACAGATCGCCGACAGATGGCGGGACCGCAACGTGTTCCTCCTCGGCGACGCCGCCCACCTCACGCCGCCCTTCATCGGGCAGGGCATGGGCGCGGGCCTGCGTGACGCGATGAACCTGGCGTGGAAAGTCGCCGGTGTGATCGACGGCGAACTACCCGAAGCACTGCTGACGACCTACGAGCAGGAGCGGAAACCCCACGCGCGCAGCATGATCGGCCTGGCATTGGCCATGGGGTGGGCAATGACGGCCGGTGGTCATGCGGGAAACTTGGTGCGGCGCACCGTCACACCCCGGCTCCGGTTGATACCCGGCCTGCGCGACAAGCTCACCCACGGCACGACCCCCCGGCTGCACGAGTCTGCGTTGGTCATCAAGAGCCGGAGACCCCGCCACCTTGCCGGCACCTTGTGCCCCAACCCGGTACTGGCCGACGGCCGGCGCCTGGACACGGTGTTGGGCAACGGCTTTGCACTCGTCACCACGACGCGTCCCCTGGCGTTCCAGCTCGCCGCGCTCGATGAGCACGGCATCGTCGTTCATGTCGCCGAGCCCGGGGGCGAACTGGAGCGGTGGCTGCGCCACGGACATGCGACCGCTGCCGTAGTCCGGCCAGATCGGACGGTCATGTGCGCGGGCCGCGACGTGTCGAAACTCTGTGCCGCGATACCAGGTTTCACGTCATTCGCTCAGGCTCGCAACGCCCAGCCACCCATCCAGACCACCAGTTAG
- a CDS encoding 1-acyl-sn-glycerol-3-phosphate acyltransferase, whose product MTDPSSTASALKSAMCVAVPNYLRWYHRHEIHIDAEIPEPALLVANHGFGGLADLNVLAMIAVREKAALKRPTTALVHQVAWTVGAGRIAEFLDGRPASQESADAAFAAGHNVLVFPGGDVDAGKSWRDRNQVHFDERCGFARLAMTHDVPVVPVVTAGAGDSLFVVSDGRGLARRLGLHRRLRMKTLPISVTIPWGLNIGVAGMLPYVALPTKLVTAVLPPMTANPGETAEDFASRIEAAMQTRLDALVANRMPIIG is encoded by the coding sequence ATGACCGACCCCTCCTCGACGGCATCCGCACTCAAATCCGCAATGTGCGTGGCGGTCCCGAACTATCTGCGGTGGTACCACCGCCACGAAATCCACATCGACGCCGAGATTCCCGAGCCGGCGTTGCTTGTCGCCAATCACGGCTTCGGCGGCCTGGCGGACCTCAACGTGCTGGCGATGATCGCCGTCCGCGAGAAAGCGGCACTCAAACGGCCGACCACCGCGCTCGTTCACCAGGTGGCGTGGACGGTCGGCGCGGGCCGCATCGCCGAGTTTCTCGACGGCCGGCCCGCAAGCCAGGAATCGGCAGACGCCGCCTTCGCCGCCGGGCACAACGTGCTGGTGTTCCCCGGCGGCGACGTCGATGCCGGGAAGTCCTGGCGGGACCGCAATCAGGTGCATTTCGATGAGCGCTGCGGGTTCGCCCGCCTGGCCATGACTCATGACGTCCCGGTGGTCCCCGTCGTGACGGCCGGCGCCGGTGACTCGTTGTTCGTCGTGTCCGACGGCCGAGGCCTCGCCCGACGATTGGGCCTGCACCGGCGTCTGCGCATGAAGACATTGCCCATCAGCGTCACCATTCCGTGGGGACTCAATATCGGCGTCGCCGGCATGCTCCCCTACGTCGCATTGCCGACCAAGCTGGTGACCGCGGTCCTGCCCCCGATGACCGCGAATCCCGGGGAAACCGCCGAGGACTTCGCGTCCCGAATCGAGGCCGCCATGCAGACGCGCCTCGACGCACTCGTCGCCAACCGCATGCCGATCATCGGCTGA
- the dprA gene encoding DNA-processing protein DprA, with product MSDDDLERRAWAYLSRVVEPPCPRLTALVADRGPVETADMIRRGQEDKELTGSVAARREVDCAARDLEILDRRGGRLITPDDDEWPYLSFVAFGNKEVRARPSGYPPMVLWALGPARLDDIAERAAAIVGTRACTSYGEHVAAEITAGLVERDAAVVSGGAYGIDGAAHRAALASDGVTMAVLAGGVDVPYPSGHSALLHRVATSGLLLSEYPPGERPTRYRFLTRNRLAAALSGATVVVEAGLRSGAANTAAWATAMGRKVCAVPGPVTSAASAGCHVLIRNDAVLVDRAEQVVELIGRIGELAGEPDHPETPLDGLTPDQLQVYEALPARGFRSLEQISVGAALPPERVLGPLALLEISGLVEKQDGQWRIRRAG from the coding sequence ATGAGTGACGACGATCTGGAACGACGAGCGTGGGCGTATCTGTCGCGCGTGGTGGAACCGCCGTGCCCGCGGCTGACGGCATTGGTGGCCGATCGCGGCCCGGTCGAGACGGCGGACATGATTCGCCGTGGTCAGGAGGACAAGGAACTCACCGGCAGTGTCGCGGCCCGCCGTGAGGTCGATTGTGCGGCCCGGGATTTGGAGATTCTCGATCGCCGGGGTGGGCGGCTGATCACTCCCGACGATGACGAGTGGCCATACCTGTCGTTCGTCGCGTTCGGGAATAAGGAGGTGCGGGCGCGGCCATCGGGTTATCCGCCCATGGTGTTGTGGGCGCTCGGCCCGGCCCGCCTCGATGACATCGCCGAACGCGCCGCCGCGATCGTCGGCACCAGGGCCTGCACGTCGTATGGCGAGCATGTCGCTGCCGAGATCACGGCGGGCCTCGTCGAACGTGACGCCGCGGTGGTTTCTGGGGGCGCCTATGGCATCGACGGCGCAGCGCACCGCGCCGCGCTGGCGTCGGACGGCGTCACCATGGCGGTGCTCGCCGGGGGTGTCGACGTGCCGTACCCGTCCGGGCATTCGGCGCTGCTGCACCGGGTGGCCACCTCGGGGCTGCTGCTCAGTGAGTATCCGCCGGGGGAGCGGCCGACCAGGTACCGGTTCTTGACCCGAAACCGCTTGGCGGCGGCGCTATCCGGCGCCACCGTGGTGGTGGAGGCGGGTTTGCGCAGCGGGGCGGCCAACACCGCGGCGTGGGCGACCGCGATGGGGCGCAAGGTGTGTGCGGTGCCCGGCCCGGTGACGTCGGCCGCTTCGGCAGGATGCCACGTTCTCATTCGCAACGACGCCGTTCTGGTCGACCGGGCGGAGCAGGTCGTCGAATTGATCGGGCGGATAGGCGAACTCGCCGGCGAACCCGACCATCCGGAGACACCGCTGGATGGCCTGACCCCGGACCAGCTTCAGGTGTACGAGGCGCTGCCGGCGCGGGGTTTCCGCAGCCTCGAGCAGATCTCGGTCGGTGCGGCCCTGCCGCCCGAACGTGTGCTCGGACCGTTGGCGCTGCTGGAGATCAGCGGGCTGGTGGAGAAACAGGATGGGCAGTGGCGGATCAGGAGGGCGGGGTGA
- a CDS encoding MMPL family transporter — MSSFLYQLGHLLVRRRRWVIVAWLLALAVAGGLAGFNKGTDDTFSVPGTQSQDALDYLGRVFPETSGSSAQLVIVAPAGQDVTALSAAPTATAVDQLTKLHQVASVINPFDPAPKTDTPPGSPQPRIQAPISTDHRAAILTAQLTVALADVTPETRDQITHIGQDLATAIGHGVSVHVGGPAFSNPVPKLSPTEGIGLLIALLVLLVVFGSLIAAGMPLLTAILGVAISVALIYAATAVTPVSSTAPMLAVMLGLAVGIDYALFLLSRHRDQLTEGLDVAESVARATATAGSAVMFAGLTVIIALLGLFVGGIPFLTTMGLAAASAVAIAVAIAVTLIPALMALAGERLRPKTKPTQAKTATKTRPRRIEWSRLWVQLATRKPLVTVVVIVAGLAVCALPATELRLALPDNGSEEHGSPARDTYDVIDEYFGPGYNGPLIVTADIIASTDPIGVVNRIAEDIAHLPGVASVPLATPNPKADTGIIQVVPTTAPDSAQTETLVNTLRAQREHFKQAYGIDTAVTGITAVGVDVSAQLGAALVPFGVLVVGLSLVLLAMVFRSVWVPVKATAGYLLSVGAAFGATSFVFQQGHLASALGVDRVGSVVSFLPIILMGVLFGLAMDYEVFLVSRIRESYVHEGDPQQAIQSGFVSASRVVTAAAVIMFAVFAAFVPEGSAVIKPIAFSLAVGVFVDAFLVRMTLVPAVLALLGRRAWHLPGAIDRRLPIFDAEGDGLMHELRLADWPEPGCDDAIDAAGLTRTDDRGCTVYADIDLAVPRGSVLVLHGPGPAGKTALLYTLAGRVGRIAGDLKVLGHVLPQHMRTVRRQVAVVTCHDTAAPEAALDEALANDVELILIDDADVVIRTTSRDRLREVLADRHSTSGRPVTFVVTCQDLARIADLLPDDTDGVHTVDLNPATAGATK, encoded by the coding sequence ATGTCGTCCTTCCTCTACCAACTGGGCCACCTGCTGGTGCGCCGGCGCCGCTGGGTCATCGTGGCCTGGCTGCTCGCGCTCGCCGTCGCGGGCGGCCTGGCCGGCTTCAACAAGGGCACCGACGACACCTTCTCGGTGCCCGGCACCCAATCTCAGGACGCCCTGGACTACCTCGGGCGCGTGTTCCCCGAAACCAGCGGCTCCTCGGCCCAGCTGGTCATCGTCGCCCCGGCCGGCCAGGACGTCACTGCGCTGAGCGCCGCACCGACCGCGACTGCCGTCGACCAGCTCACCAAGCTGCACCAGGTCGCCTCGGTCATCAACCCGTTCGATCCCGCCCCGAAGACCGACACCCCGCCCGGCAGCCCACAACCCCGGATTCAGGCACCCATCTCGACCGACCATCGCGCCGCGATCCTCACCGCCCAACTGACGGTCGCACTCGCCGACGTCACGCCCGAGACCCGCGATCAGATCACCCATATCGGACAAGACCTGGCCACCGCGATCGGCCACGGCGTGAGCGTGCACGTCGGTGGGCCCGCCTTCAGCAATCCGGTCCCCAAACTCAGCCCCACCGAAGGGATCGGCCTACTCATCGCGCTGCTGGTGCTGCTGGTGGTGTTCGGGTCCCTGATCGCCGCCGGTATGCCGCTACTGACCGCGATCCTCGGTGTCGCGATCTCGGTGGCGCTGATTTACGCCGCCACCGCCGTCACTCCCGTGTCGTCGACCGCGCCGATGCTGGCGGTGATGCTGGGGCTGGCCGTCGGCATCGACTACGCACTGTTCCTGTTGTCGCGGCACCGCGACCAACTCACCGAAGGTCTCGACGTCGCGGAGTCGGTGGCCCGCGCCACCGCCACGGCCGGATCGGCCGTGATGTTCGCGGGTCTGACGGTAATCATCGCGCTGCTGGGCCTGTTCGTCGGCGGTATCCCGTTCCTGACCACGATGGGTCTGGCGGCCGCTTCCGCCGTGGCGATCGCCGTCGCGATCGCGGTCACTCTGATCCCCGCGCTGATGGCTCTCGCCGGCGAACGTCTGCGGCCCAAAACCAAACCGACGCAGGCAAAAACGGCCACCAAGACGCGACCCCGCCGTATCGAATGGAGCCGACTGTGGGTGCAGTTGGCCACCCGCAAGCCGTTGGTGACGGTCGTCGTCATCGTCGCCGGCCTGGCCGTGTGCGCGCTACCGGCGACTGAGCTGCGACTTGCTCTGCCCGACAACGGTTCCGAAGAACACGGCAGCCCCGCCCGCGACACGTACGATGTCATCGACGAATATTTCGGCCCCGGCTACAACGGCCCGCTCATCGTCACGGCCGACATCATCGCCAGCACCGACCCGATCGGTGTGGTCAACAGGATCGCCGAAGACATCGCGCACCTGCCCGGGGTGGCCAGTGTCCCGCTCGCCACCCCAAACCCCAAGGCGGACACCGGCATCATCCAAGTCGTACCCACCACAGCCCCGGACTCGGCGCAAACCGAGACCCTCGTGAACACGCTGCGCGCCCAGCGTGAGCATTTCAAGCAGGCCTATGGCATCGACACCGCCGTCACTGGCATCACCGCCGTCGGTGTCGACGTGTCGGCCCAACTGGGCGCCGCGCTGGTGCCGTTCGGCGTGCTGGTCGTCGGGCTGTCACTGGTCCTGCTCGCGATGGTGTTCCGCTCGGTCTGGGTGCCCGTCAAAGCCACCGCCGGATATCTGCTGTCAGTGGGTGCCGCCTTCGGGGCGACCTCCTTCGTCTTCCAACAGGGCCACTTGGCGAGCGCGCTCGGGGTGGACCGGGTCGGCAGTGTGGTCAGCTTCCTGCCGATCATCCTCATGGGTGTGCTGTTCGGCCTGGCCATGGACTACGAGGTGTTCCTGGTCTCGCGGATACGGGAAAGCTATGTGCACGAAGGCGATCCGCAGCAGGCGATCCAATCCGGATTCGTCTCCGCCTCGCGCGTCGTGACCGCCGCCGCTGTCATCATGTTCGCCGTGTTCGCCGCGTTCGTCCCCGAGGGCAGCGCCGTCATCAAACCGATCGCCTTCAGCCTCGCCGTCGGCGTCTTCGTCGATGCGTTCCTGGTCCGCATGACCCTGGTCCCGGCGGTGCTCGCACTGCTCGGCCGGCGCGCGTGGCACCTGCCCGGCGCCATCGACCGCCGCCTGCCCATCTTCGACGCCGAAGGCGACGGCCTCATGCACGAACTGCGGCTGGCGGACTGGCCCGAACCCGGTTGCGACGATGCCATCGATGCCGCCGGTCTGACGCGCACCGACGACCGCGGTTGCACCGTCTACGCCGACATCGATCTGGCCGTGCCGCGTGGTTCCGTCCTCGTGCTACACGGCCCCGGTCCGGCCGGAAAGACCGCGCTGCTGTACACCCTGGCGGGCCGTGTCGGCCGCATCGCCGGTGACCTCAAAGTACTGGGACACGTTCTGCCGCAACATATGCGGACGGTCCGCCGACAGGTCGCCGTGGTCACCTGCCACGACACCGCCGCGCCGGAAGCCGCGCTCGACGAGGCGCTCGCGAACGACGTCGAGCTGATTCTCATCGACGACGCCGACGTCGTCATCCGCACCACCTCGCGGGACCGGCTGCGCGAAGTCCTCGCTGACCGCCACAGCACATCCGGACGCCCTGTCACCTTCGTGGTGACCTGCCAGGACCTCGCCCGCATCGCCGACCTGTTGCCCGATGACACCGACGGCGTCCACACCGTGGACCTCAACCCTGCAACCGCCGGAGCGACAAAATGA
- a CDS encoding SDR family oxidoreductase produces MSLPTPNPSSTAVVTGASSGIGADIARELAARGHNVTSVARREDRLHALAAELSSEVNVEVIGCDVTDPTQRAALFSTIATRGLQVDILVNNAGIGTIGAVVDSSVDAEINQVRVNVEAVIDLTTRAVQQMVPRRRGAILNVGSSAGFMPTPTQAGYAATKAFTHVYGEGLRGELAGTGVTVATLCPGPVATEFLSAAGADDDVFRLPKMMYMSSRDVARAGIEAIDRDCGTVIPGWPTRVVTRIARLVPNRLLVRVLASGRRSLLTSS; encoded by the coding sequence ATGAGCTTGCCCACCCCGAACCCGTCGTCGACTGCCGTCGTCACCGGCGCGTCATCCGGCATCGGCGCCGACATCGCACGCGAACTCGCCGCCCGCGGCCACAACGTCACCTCGGTGGCCCGCCGCGAAGACCGGCTGCATGCACTTGCTGCGGAGCTCTCGTCAGAAGTCAATGTCGAAGTGATCGGGTGCGATGTCACCGATCCGACGCAGCGGGCCGCACTGTTCAGCACCATCGCAACGCGCGGTCTGCAGGTCGACATCCTGGTCAACAATGCGGGCATCGGAACCATTGGCGCAGTTGTCGACTCGTCCGTGGATGCGGAAATCAACCAGGTCCGCGTCAATGTCGAGGCTGTCATCGACCTGACGACCCGCGCCGTACAGCAGATGGTTCCCCGCCGCCGCGGCGCCATCCTCAACGTCGGGTCAAGCGCCGGGTTCATGCCGACACCCACACAGGCCGGCTACGCCGCCACCAAGGCATTTACCCATGTGTACGGCGAAGGACTGCGCGGAGAGCTCGCGGGCACCGGCGTCACTGTCGCCACGTTGTGCCCAGGGCCTGTGGCGACCGAATTCCTCTCTGCCGCAGGCGCTGACGACGATGTATTCCGGTTGCCCAAAATGATGTACATGTCCTCCCGCGACGTTGCACGAGCCGGCATCGAGGCCATCGATCGCGACTGCGGGACGGTGATCCCGGGGTGGCCAACCCGGGTTGTCACCCGTATCGCGCGCCTTGTTCCCAACCGCCTCCTCGTGCGTGTTCTTGCCTCGGGCAGGCGCTCGCTGCTGACGAGCAGTTGA
- a CDS encoding cytochrome P450: MRRPPAGLPIYAPDIYAVDAITNPYPHYQRMRDLGPVVWLAKQRAYALPRYTECKSVLRDDKTFLSGQGVALNPITNRMSHGTTLNSDGVEHEQRRKRVAHRMLPRALRAISDTVDDTARRVVETALGKGDVDGVNDLAAALPLAVVPDLIGWPRDQRDHLIAWAGATFDVLGPLNWQAIKAVPNTLLMLRFARRVVRERNVIEGSMADELLAAADEGQLAHDECPPLLVDYIAPSIDTTMSAISNALYLFARHPDQWRLLKDEPGLMANAVNEIVRYEPPLRAFARCTAQQTEIAGWPIPSGARVLVIYASANRDEREWENPAVFDIRRDAGRHVGFGQGAHACAGQALARLETTAMLRALIERVDRIELTGTPKWAINNIIRRHERLPLKLIAA, from the coding sequence ATGCGACGCCCACCCGCCGGCCTGCCGATCTACGCGCCGGACATCTACGCTGTCGACGCCATCACCAACCCCTATCCCCACTACCAGAGGATGCGTGACCTCGGTCCGGTGGTATGGCTGGCGAAGCAGCGGGCATATGCGTTGCCGCGCTACACCGAGTGCAAATCGGTACTGCGCGACGACAAGACCTTTCTGTCGGGTCAGGGCGTGGCGCTCAACCCGATCACCAACCGGATGTCGCACGGCACCACACTCAACAGCGACGGCGTCGAGCACGAACAACGCCGCAAGCGCGTCGCGCACCGCATGCTGCCGCGCGCTCTGCGCGCCATCAGCGACACCGTCGACGACACGGCTCGCAGGGTCGTCGAGACAGCGCTCGGCAAGGGAGATGTCGACGGTGTCAACGACCTCGCGGCTGCGCTACCGCTGGCGGTCGTACCCGACCTCATCGGTTGGCCGCGTGATCAACGCGATCACCTGATTGCCTGGGCCGGAGCGACATTCGATGTACTCGGCCCGCTCAACTGGCAGGCGATCAAAGCGGTGCCCAACACCCTGCTCATGCTGCGCTTCGCCCGGCGCGTGGTTCGGGAGCGCAACGTCATCGAGGGCAGCATGGCGGATGAGCTACTCGCCGCGGCGGACGAAGGCCAACTGGCGCACGACGAATGCCCGCCGTTGCTCGTCGACTACATCGCCCCGTCGATCGATACCACCATGAGCGCGATCTCCAACGCGTTGTACCTCTTCGCCAGGCACCCCGACCAGTGGCGACTACTCAAGGATGAGCCCGGCCTCATGGCGAACGCCGTCAATGAGATCGTCCGCTACGAGCCACCGCTACGCGCCTTTGCGCGGTGCACGGCGCAGCAGACCGAAATCGCCGGATGGCCAATCCCCTCGGGCGCACGAGTCCTGGTGATCTATGCCTCCGCCAACCGCGACGAACGAGAGTGGGAGAACCCCGCGGTCTTCGACATCCGACGTGACGCCGGCCGCCACGTCGGTTTCGGGCAGGGAGCGCACGCCTGCGCCGGACAGGCCCTGGCCCGCTTGGAGACAACGGCGATGTTGCGGGCGCTGATCGAGCGCGTGGACCGGATAGAACTGACCGGCACGCCCAAATGGGCGATCAACAACATCATCCGCCGCCACGAACGGTTGCCGCTCAAGCTGATTGCCGCCTAG
- a CDS encoding YhgE/Pip family protein, producing MIASLTSLTRDSVAHGKLLWRTWFGLLLLPVLVMGLFLWAFWAPESNHGAAKAAVVNNDKPVTVDGQTIPLGRQLASNLTTSKAAFTWILTDAADARDGLARGDYGAVVTIPEDFSAKATSSASSNPLDAGQAEVRVQASNATGVADPLVTSQIAQVVLRTLNQQIVQTYLDRVYMSFGTIHDQLDAAADGASQLADGADKLTAGAAQLSAGTSELSSGLDAAQAQVNQVRTAASGLQDQLQLPPPPPPPAAITGRVDALTGQIGTAINGVHQLDSGAHQLEGGLRQLSGGAHELATQLAQGRDQVPPYDKAQRERMSNVAATPAVAVTDGTDLGAAVAAVAVTLALWAGALSMFISAPPLPNAVLTSRQSTRRIVANAIAPGVAIAVVSAILLSLTLIPVLHLSAGRWFGLLGVAIMTALAFTALNQAATAAFGLAGRFVCIAVLVLAVVTSLTSTIPPTLHSIGDVLPTHAAILALRGVIIGSNTTIGGALELAVWMIGAAVATLFVTERRRSLNGRQLRLGYHPSPAV from the coding sequence ATGATCGCCTCTCTCACCAGCCTCACCCGCGACTCCGTAGCGCACGGAAAGCTCCTGTGGCGCACTTGGTTCGGTCTGCTGTTGCTACCGGTGCTCGTGATGGGCCTGTTCCTGTGGGCGTTCTGGGCGCCCGAATCCAACCACGGCGCCGCCAAGGCCGCCGTGGTCAACAACGACAAGCCCGTGACCGTCGATGGCCAGACCATCCCGCTGGGGCGGCAATTGGCCAGCAACCTCACCACGTCGAAGGCTGCCTTCACCTGGATCCTGACGGACGCCGCAGATGCTCGCGACGGTCTGGCACGCGGCGACTACGGCGCCGTCGTCACCATCCCGGAAGACTTCTCCGCCAAGGCGACATCATCGGCGAGCAGCAATCCGCTCGATGCGGGTCAAGCCGAAGTCCGGGTGCAGGCGTCCAATGCCACCGGTGTCGCGGACCCGCTGGTCACCAGCCAAATCGCCCAGGTGGTGCTGCGAACCCTCAATCAGCAGATCGTCCAGACCTACCTGGACCGGGTGTACATGTCCTTCGGCACCATCCACGACCAGCTCGACGCCGCAGCGGACGGCGCATCCCAATTGGCCGACGGGGCAGACAAACTGACGGCGGGCGCAGCACAGCTGTCGGCCGGAACCAGTGAGCTTTCTTCGGGACTCGATGCGGCCCAAGCCCAGGTAAACCAGGTACGGACGGCAGCTTCCGGCTTGCAGGATCAACTTCAGCTACCACCGCCTCCCCCACCGCCGGCAGCGATCACCGGCCGCGTCGACGCACTCACCGGGCAGATCGGCACCGCCATCAATGGCGTCCATCAACTCGATTCCGGTGCGCATCAGTTGGAGGGCGGTTTGCGGCAACTGTCCGGTGGCGCACACGAATTGGCGACCCAACTCGCGCAGGGCCGCGATCAGGTACCCCCCTACGACAAGGCACAGCGGGAACGCATGAGCAATGTCGCGGCCACGCCCGCCGTTGCGGTAACCGACGGCACCGATCTGGGCGCTGCCGTCGCCGCAGTAGCGGTAACCCTGGCGCTGTGGGCCGGCGCGCTCAGCATGTTCATCAGCGCCCCGCCGCTGCCGAACGCCGTTCTCACATCGCGGCAGTCCACGCGACGGATCGTGGCGAACGCGATCGCGCCAGGTGTCGCGATCGCGGTGGTGTCCGCGATCCTGTTGAGCCTCACACTCATACCGGTGCTCCATCTATCTGCGGGCAGGTGGTTCGGATTGCTCGGGGTGGCGATAATGACGGCATTGGCGTTCACGGCTCTCAACCAGGCCGCCACCGCCGCGTTCGGTCTGGCGGGCCGGTTCGTCTGCATCGCCGTGCTGGTTCTCGCGGTCGTCACCAGCCTGACCTCCACGATTCCCCCGACACTCCACAGCATCGGCGACGTACTGCCCACGCACGCAGCGATTCTCGCGCTGCGGGGAGTGATCATCGGGTCGAACACCACCATCGGCGGGGCGCTCGAACTCGCCGTCTGGATGATCGGCGCCGCGGTCGCAACCCTGTTTGTGACCGAGCGACGTCGCTCGCTCAACGGCCGACAGTTGCGCCTCGGCTACCACCCGTCGCCCGCGGTATGA